A region from the Acidiferrobacter sp. SPIII_3 genome encodes:
- the kdpF gene encoding K(+)-transporting ATPase subunit F — protein MSVFVWVGLALGVGLFVYLLVFLLNPERFL, from the coding sequence ATGAGCGTCTTTGTCTGGGTGGGGCTGGCCCTGGGGGTCGGCCTGTTCGTTTATCTCCTCGTGTTTTTGCTGAATCCGGAGCGTTTTCTATGA
- a CDS encoding type IV pili methyl-accepting chemotaxis transducer N-terminal domain-containing protein codes for MTEGMAPMRIAAKYRTLVSSIALFLVLDLCVLVLNFTLASQIQRNAVAVNLAGRQRMLSQRMMKALYRIDYAEDHDRSAAPALAELHATVGLFDHTLNAFAHGGTVPGGTGRPVHLAAVTGAAAEGVLREAFALWKPYHHLLSRVYLNAQGLAPHDSLGQAIRFVLREAFALWKPYHHLLSRVYLNAQGLAPHDSLGQAIRFGAHHNLRLLGLMNQLTTAMQNVAAAKAARLRLIQVTALMLALANFALILFHFLRQLAVRDQALEVYERSLERLVAEKDGEIGRMKARYEALLNKDAPKASEAEQARRRIAVHHALGRFREKGLSADDIMNAIDLFEERYNAYLHITLTDFVRDVTRLARVPDLRPALHAEVLKQFGRPRHPDDVDPLPAVRAYRQSHKNDPAETEVAPLTASFALALGQVLDRLEALDRGKAISLRMFLATRLHSVALDGAAADELRDYLVKPSRPALSAPVALQAGQTILHMVWEWCQDGFGARITRSVFQKSVEKVRETGSGLLELFPQAALDEAGAP; via the coding sequence ATGACTGAAGGCATGGCGCCCATGCGCATCGCCGCCAAGTATCGCACGCTCGTGTCCTCGATTGCCTTGTTCCTGGTACTCGATCTCTGCGTGCTGGTCTTGAACTTCACCCTGGCCTCGCAGATCCAGAGGAATGCGGTGGCGGTGAATCTCGCCGGCCGGCAACGCATGCTGTCGCAGCGCATGATGAAGGCCCTCTACCGGATCGATTATGCCGAAGATCATGACCGGAGCGCGGCCCCGGCCTTGGCGGAATTGCACGCCACGGTGGGTCTTTTCGATCACACCCTCAACGCCTTCGCCCACGGCGGCACCGTCCCCGGCGGCACCGGCCGGCCGGTGCATCTCGCGGCGGTGACCGGGGCCGCGGCCGAGGGTGTCTTGCGCGAGGCCTTCGCCTTATGGAAACCCTATCACCATCTCTTGAGCCGCGTATACCTCAACGCCCAGGGGTTGGCCCCCCATGACAGCCTGGGCCAGGCCATACGCTTCGTCTTGCGCGAGGCCTTCGCCTTATGGAAACCCTATCACCATCTCTTGAGCCGCGTATACCTCAACGCCCAGGGGTTGGCCCCCCATGACAGCCTGGGCCAGGCCATACGCTTCGGGGCCCATCACAATCTGCGGCTCCTCGGGCTCATGAACCAGCTCACCACGGCCATGCAGAATGTCGCCGCGGCCAAGGCCGCCCGCCTGCGCCTCATTCAGGTCACGGCCCTGATGCTCGCGCTCGCGAATTTCGCGCTGATCCTGTTCCATTTTCTGCGCCAACTCGCGGTGCGTGATCAGGCGCTCGAGGTCTATGAGCGCAGCTTGGAGAGGCTCGTCGCCGAAAAGGATGGCGAGATCGGGCGCATGAAGGCCCGTTACGAGGCGCTTTTGAACAAGGACGCGCCCAAGGCCTCGGAGGCCGAGCAGGCGCGCCGGCGGATCGCCGTCCACCATGCCCTCGGGCGCTTCCGGGAAAAGGGGCTGTCCGCCGACGACATCATGAATGCCATCGACCTCTTCGAGGAGCGTTACAATGCCTATCTGCACATCACCCTGACCGACTTCGTGCGCGACGTCACAAGACTCGCGCGCGTCCCCGATCTGCGCCCGGCCTTGCACGCCGAGGTCCTGAAGCAGTTCGGGCGGCCGCGACATCCAGATGACGTCGATCCGCTGCCAGCGGTGCGCGCTTACCGTCAGAGCCATAAGAATGACCCCGCGGAGACCGAGGTGGCCCCGCTGACCGCCTCGTTCGCGCTCGCCTTGGGTCAAGTACTCGACCGCCTCGAGGCCCTCGATCGCGGCAAGGCGATCAGTCTGCGCATGTTTCTCGCAACCCGCTTGCACAGTGTCGCGCTCGACGGCGCCGCCGCCGATGAGTTGCGTGACTACCTGGTAAAGCCGAGCCGACCGGCCCTGTCCGCGCCCGTGGCACTGCAGGCCGGACAGACCATTTTGCACATGGTCTGGGAATGGTGCCAGGACGGCTTCGGGGCGCGCATCACGCGCTCGGTGTTCCAAAAGAGCGTCGAAAAGGTGCGCGAGACGGGTTCCGGGCTGCTCGAGCTGTTTCCGCAGGCGGCGCTCGACGAGGCCGGCGCCCCTTAA
- a CDS encoding HAMP domain-containing sensor histidine kinase → MSVVPETNGDRGDAPRRRILVVDDDDGLRAGLAIGLKRDGYMVQLAGDAREAIEKLAGMDFDLILLDLHLPGAINGLSLLNTIRTERSPLNLPVIIISGSSDSANIVTALRDGANDYVVKPFDAGTVRARVRTQITLKALKDVNDHFLRTASHDLKKPIMLMLDIASQIRLSAQSGEPMSADDQSALDLLIDTGKYMQQIIGELLDMGAIRAGRIHLQKQPTDFGAIVRQAVAHNSGYAHGKGIELGLKFSPGLPHILADELRLLQVLDNLIGNAIKFSPAKTRIMISTLIDGEYIVCEVADEGPGLSAQDQARLFQPYQSLSNKPTGNEQSTGLGLAICKELIALHQGEIGVRNNVTRGATFWIRIPARPPPAHEATLAEPGMTAGQAT, encoded by the coding sequence ATGAGTGTGGTGCCTGAAACGAACGGCGACCGCGGCGATGCGCCGCGACGGCGGATACTCGTGGTGGACGACGACGATGGACTGCGCGCCGGGCTCGCCATCGGCTTGAAGCGCGACGGCTACATGGTGCAACTTGCGGGCGATGCCCGCGAGGCGATCGAGAAGCTTGCGGGCATGGACTTCGACCTTATCCTGCTCGATCTCCACCTCCCAGGCGCCATCAACGGCCTGAGCCTGCTGAACACCATCCGCACCGAACGCTCGCCCTTGAACCTCCCGGTCATCATCATCTCGGGATCATCCGATAGCGCGAATATCGTGACGGCATTGCGCGACGGGGCCAACGATTATGTCGTGAAACCCTTTGACGCGGGCACGGTGCGCGCCCGCGTCCGCACACAGATCACGCTAAAGGCGCTGAAGGACGTCAACGACCACTTTCTGCGGACCGCGAGCCACGACCTGAAAAAGCCGATCATGCTCATGCTCGATATCGCAAGCCAGATCCGGCTGTCGGCACAAAGCGGCGAACCGATGTCGGCCGACGATCAATCGGCCTTGGATCTCCTGATCGATACCGGGAAATACATGCAACAGATCATAGGTGAGCTTCTCGATATGGGCGCCATCCGCGCCGGTCGCATCCATCTGCAGAAACAGCCCACGGACTTCGGCGCCATCGTCCGGCAAGCCGTGGCCCATAATTCCGGCTACGCCCATGGCAAGGGTATCGAGCTTGGCCTCAAGTTCTCGCCGGGGCTGCCCCACATCCTGGCCGACGAACTGCGCCTCCTGCAGGTGCTCGACAACCTGATCGGTAACGCCATCAAATTCAGCCCGGCAAAGACCCGGATCATGATCTCCACCCTGATCGACGGCGAGTACATCGTGTGCGAGGTGGCCGATGAAGGCCCGGGGCTCTCCGCGCAGGATCAGGCGCGCCTCTTTCAGCCCTACCAGTCGCTCAGCAACAAACCCACCGGGAACGAGCAAAGCACCGGACTGGGTCTTGCCATCTGCAAGGAGTTGATCGCCCTTCATCAGGGCGAAATCGGGGTGCGCAACAATGTCACCCGCGGCGCCACCTTCTGGATCCGTATCCCGGCGAGACCCCCGCCGGCACACGAGGCCACCCTGGCCGAACCCGGCATGACCGCCGGACAGGCGACCTAG
- a CDS encoding metallophosphoesterase, whose translation MFVTLYGLAHVLIWHVLTAGLGLSQPERLGLGGALAGLGLTPFLARRLDRRGFERLGRVFSWIGYTWAGLVLLFVMARLAADLVLAVSFTLAGVPPAPAARLVSLALTLGLTAVLALYAFIERSRIRVETVDIPTTKDVGPSGVLCIAQVSDVHIGSMNGRRRIETLLKRLRDHDPDVVVSTGDLIDSRAGLAVPVTEVLSALKPRLGKFAVIGNHECYAGLAPSLAFMERCGFIVLRNRAVTVPGLRIVGVDDPVAGRPGESARNEARVLRGLSDGVFTVLLKHRPEVLPGAETRFDLQLSGHTHKGQIFPFGFLTRLYYPAHAGLFRLARASYLYVSRGTGAWGPPFRLLAPPEITLFRVGPGRLDPGGQPAPVASPAPVSAEEAPASTVTAFSDRRS comes from the coding sequence GTGTTCGTAACCCTTTACGGTCTGGCGCACGTCCTCATATGGCATGTCCTGACCGCCGGCCTGGGCTTGTCGCAGCCCGAACGCCTAGGTCTTGGTGGGGCGCTTGCGGGTCTCGGGCTGACCCCGTTTCTTGCCCGGCGCCTCGATCGCCGAGGGTTCGAGCGGTTGGGCCGGGTGTTTTCCTGGATCGGCTACACCTGGGCCGGCCTGGTCCTGCTGTTTGTCATGGCGCGACTCGCCGCCGATCTGGTGTTGGCGGTTTCGTTCACGTTGGCCGGTGTGCCGCCCGCGCCTGCCGCCAGGCTCGTGTCGCTGGCGCTCACCCTGGGCCTTACCGCGGTCCTGGCGCTCTACGCCTTTATCGAGCGTTCACGCATTCGCGTCGAGACGGTCGACATACCGACTACGAAGGATGTCGGCCCTTCCGGGGTGCTGTGCATAGCCCAGGTCTCGGATGTGCATATAGGGTCCATGAATGGGCGGCGGCGCATCGAGACGCTCCTGAAGCGGTTGCGCGACCATGATCCCGATGTTGTGGTGTCGACCGGCGATCTGATCGATTCGCGGGCCGGTCTTGCGGTGCCCGTGACCGAGGTCTTGTCGGCCTTGAAGCCGCGCCTCGGAAAGTTCGCGGTCATCGGCAATCACGAGTGTTACGCGGGCCTTGCGCCCTCGCTCGCGTTCATGGAGCGCTGCGGGTTTATCGTGCTGCGCAATCGCGCGGTGACCGTTCCGGGTCTGCGGATCGTGGGCGTGGATGACCCGGTGGCCGGCCGGCCGGGTGAGTCGGCGAGAAACGAGGCGCGGGTCCTGCGCGGGCTGTCGGACGGGGTCTTTACGGTGCTGCTCAAGCATCGCCCCGAGGTGTTGCCCGGCGCGGAGACCCGCTTCGACCTGCAACTCTCCGGGCATACCCATAAGGGTCAGATCTTCCCCTTTGGCTTTCTGACCCGCCTCTACTATCCGGCGCACGCCGGGCTTTTTCGTCTGGCGCGCGCCTCTTATCTCTATGTGAGTCGCGGGACCGGGGCCTGGGGACCGCCGTTTCGCTTGCTTGCGCCGCCCGAGATCACGCTCTTTCGCGTGGGACCGGGACGCCTCGATCCCGGAGGGCAGCCGGCCCCGGTCGCGTCTCCCGCCCCGGTCAGCGCGGAGGAGGCGCCCGCGTCCACGGTGACCGCCTTCAGCGATCGGCGTTCCTAG
- a CDS encoding DUF302 domain-containing protein, producing MSEDLVQAASPYGCDETVEHLKAAVAAVPMGLVAHINGQANAARKGLTVDCDQILEIFRPDFAVRVWTARKEAGLDIPLRLHIYVRGGRTTVAYRRPSRVFAPYGHPDLDTLGAELDTLFAEIVARALDS from the coding sequence ATGAGCGAGGATTTAGTGCAAGCGGCGTCGCCTTACGGCTGTGACGAGACCGTGGAGCACCTGAAGGCGGCGGTTGCCGCGGTACCCATGGGCCTCGTGGCGCACATCAATGGGCAGGCCAATGCCGCCAGGAAGGGTCTTACCGTCGACTGCGATCAGATCTTGGAGATCTTTCGCCCGGATTTCGCGGTGCGCGTGTGGACCGCGCGCAAGGAGGCGGGGCTCGACATCCCGTTGCGTCTCCACATCTATGTCCGGGGCGGGCGCACGACGGTGGCGTACCGCCGCCCTTCGCGCGTGTTCGCGCCCTATGGTCACCCGGATCTCGACACCCTGGGCGCGGAACTCGATACGCTCTTCGCCGAGATCGTCGCACGCGCGCTGGATTCCTGA
- a CDS encoding ISNCY family transposase, with protein sequence MITAIKEVFKGLPDQRKGKNGVYAMEDAALAAFSVFYTQSPSFLAHQRAMEKTKGRSNAQNLFEMVLIPTDACIRKLLDPVDPQHVYPLFEQIFDALDAGGHIDSFRVKLDSSSPEADTLLMALDGTQYHQSADIHCHQCTKTEHKDGSVSYSHTMVSPVVVTPASNEVICLPPEFVEPQDGHAKQDCETMAAKRWFAAHGNRYAARGATFLGDDLYARQPLCEQVLASGGNFIFVCKPSSHGTVYEWINDLQRINAVPTHQVTWRKGRTVYTDTYRFVADVPLRDRDDALKVNWLELTTRDASGQETYHNAWITRHALDSDNVASIAEAGRARWKIENGANNVMKTKGYHLEHNFGHGEQHLASLFATFNLLAFLLHTFQGMVSEKYRLVREHLGTRTKFFHDIQALTTYWCFESFEALLDFMIKGLEIEGPDSS encoded by the coding sequence ATGATCACCGCCATCAAGGAGGTATTCAAGGGACTGCCGGATCAGCGCAAGGGGAAGAATGGCGTCTACGCAATGGAAGACGCCGCATTGGCGGCGTTTTCGGTATTCTATACCCAGAGCCCGTCGTTTCTCGCCCATCAAAGAGCGATGGAGAAGACCAAGGGGAGGAGCAATGCCCAGAACCTCTTCGAGATGGTGTTGATCCCGACCGATGCCTGCATCCGTAAGCTGCTGGATCCGGTCGACCCCCAGCATGTCTATCCCCTGTTCGAGCAGATCTTCGATGCCCTCGATGCCGGCGGCCATATCGATTCGTTTCGCGTGAAGCTCGATTCTTCCTCCCCGGAGGCCGACACGTTGCTCATGGCCTTGGACGGGACGCAATACCACCAATCCGCCGACATCCATTGCCATCAGTGCACGAAGACCGAGCACAAGGATGGCTCGGTGAGCTATTCCCACACGATGGTCAGTCCGGTCGTGGTGACGCCCGCATCCAACGAAGTCATCTGCCTGCCCCCGGAGTTCGTCGAGCCCCAGGATGGCCACGCGAAGCAGGACTGCGAAACGATGGCCGCGAAGCGCTGGTTTGCCGCCCATGGCAACCGCTACGCGGCGCGGGGCGCGACCTTCCTGGGCGACGACCTCTACGCGCGTCAGCCCCTCTGCGAGCAAGTCCTGGCCTCGGGGGGAAACTTCATCTTCGTCTGCAAGCCAAGTTCCCACGGCACTGTCTACGAATGGATCAACGACCTCCAGCGCATCAACGCGGTCCCCACCCATCAGGTCACGTGGCGCAAAGGCAGAACGGTATACACCGATACCTACCGCTTCGTCGCCGATGTGCCCTTGCGCGATCGCGACGACGCCCTCAAGGTCAACTGGCTCGAGCTCACCACCAGGGATGCCTCCGGCCAGGAGACCTACCACAACGCCTGGATCACCCGCCATGCGCTCGACTCGGACAACGTCGCAAGCATCGCCGAAGCGGGACGGGCGCGATGGAAGATCGAGAACGGTGCCAACAATGTGATGAAGACCAAGGGCTATCATCTCGAGCACAATTTCGGCCACGGCGAACAGCATCTCGCTTCGCTCTTTGCCACCTTCAACCTGCTGGCCTTCCTGCTGCATACGTTCCAGGGCATGGTCAGCGAGAAGTACCGGCTGGTACGCGAGCATCTCGGCACGCGCACGAAATTCTTCCATGATATCCAGGCGCTTACGACCTACTGGTGCTTCGAGAGCTTCGAGGCCCTGCTCGACTTCATGATCAAGGGCCTCGAAATCGAAGGGCCCGACAGTAGTTAA
- a CDS encoding DUF4338 domain-containing protein has protein sequence MDDIRFCGQPLDEAQLALIVELARRYGRLSRHELALTVCELLDWRRPKGQLKSIECRALLEKLHDNGRICLPALKAGRPKGAATSTRMAWDPEPSLIDVPLEALRPVRLERVETCAQRDQWRSLVARHHYLGHRVPFGAHLRYLIKAAQENVLGCLQFSSPAWRMSARDRWIGWDDATRAARLQHTVSNSRFLVLPHVRVKNLASHVLALALRQVTTDWTAAYGVQPLLAETLVDPARFTGHCYRAAHWIDVGLTSGRGRQDRHHERHGACPKRVFLYPLVTDAREKLQKPSRPLA, from the coding sequence ATGGACGATATCCGCTTCTGCGGCCAACCGCTGGATGAGGCACAGCTTGCGCTCATCGTCGAGCTCGCCCGCCGCTATGGGCGCTTAAGCCGCCATGAGCTTGCGCTGACGGTATGCGAACTCCTGGATTGGCGCCGCCCCAAGGGCCAACTGAAATCCATCGAATGCCGGGCGCTACTCGAGAAGTTGCATGACAACGGCCGCATCTGCCTGCCGGCACTCAAGGCGGGCCGCCCCAAAGGCGCCGCTACGTCCACGCGCATGGCCTGGGACCCGGAACCGTCCCTCATCGATGTTCCGCTCGAAGCGCTCAGGCCCGTTCGTCTCGAGCGCGTGGAGACATGCGCCCAACGCGATCAGTGGCGAAGCCTGGTCGCGCGTCATCATTACCTCGGCCACCGCGTGCCCTTTGGCGCTCATCTGCGCTACCTGATCAAGGCCGCCCAGGAAAACGTGCTGGGCTGCCTCCAGTTCTCCTCGCCCGCCTGGCGCATGAGCGCGCGGGATCGGTGGATCGGGTGGGACGACGCCACCCGGGCCGCGCGCCTGCAGCACACCGTGTCAAACTCGCGCTTCCTGGTCCTGCCCCACGTGCGCGTCAAGAACCTGGCCTCCCATGTGCTGGCGCTTGCCCTGCGACAGGTCACCACCGATTGGACGGCCGCCTACGGCGTCCAGCCCCTGTTGGCCGAGACCCTCGTCGATCCCGCCCGCTTTACCGGACATTGCTATCGGGCCGCCCACTGGATCGACGTCGGTCTCACCTCCGGCCGCGGCCGCCAAGACCGCCACCATGAACGCCATGGCGCATGTCCCAAGCGCGTCTTCCTCTATCCCCTCGTAACCGACGCGCGCGAAAAACTCCAAAAGCCTTCAAGGCCCCTAGCGTAA
- a CDS encoding transporter: MRLTSILIAIPWLLAAAPVSAMTMPSLPNPCAGPSGLLAELDRPTIADSACVVQPGRAIVEMGYAHLNTNDGTRQTLPQAELRFGLPHRNEFVLLPPNATYAGNESGGETDYSAVVMGLKHEWGYTRHWIYTGEVLFTAPGTHNAAGTTDGWGTAVNGIVGYSLTPSVALGLMLGVTSLYDRAGRRYTSLNPDFTATWLIDPRWQLYAEVYGQTHTAQGAGSGWDTDGGVQYLITRHIEVDAEIGQRLSGALGGYRHYWGMGAGWEF; this comes from the coding sequence ATGCGCCTGACATCGATCCTCATCGCAATCCCCTGGCTGCTCGCCGCGGCGCCGGTATCCGCCATGACCATGCCTTCGCTCCCGAATCCCTGTGCCGGCCCTTCGGGTCTGCTCGCGGAGCTCGACCGGCCGACCATCGCCGACAGCGCCTGCGTGGTTCAACCGGGACGCGCCATCGTGGAAATGGGCTATGCCCATCTCAATACGAACGACGGCACGCGCCAAACGCTCCCGCAGGCGGAGCTGCGATTCGGTCTGCCCCATCGTAACGAATTCGTGCTCCTGCCCCCGAATGCGACCTATGCAGGCAATGAAAGCGGGGGCGAGACCGATTACAGCGCGGTGGTCATGGGGCTCAAGCACGAATGGGGCTATACCCGCCACTGGATCTATACCGGCGAGGTCCTGTTCACCGCGCCCGGGACGCACAATGCCGCCGGCACCACGGATGGCTGGGGGACCGCCGTAAACGGGATTGTCGGGTACAGCCTCACGCCGAGCGTCGCGCTCGGGCTCATGCTCGGCGTCACGAGTCTTTATGATAGGGCGGGGCGGCGCTACACGAGCCTGAACCCGGATTTCACCGCCACCTGGCTCATCGATCCGCGCTGGCAGCTGTACGCCGAGGTCTATGGGCAGACCCACACCGCCCAAGGGGCCGGCAGTGGCTGGGACACCGATGGGGGCGTGCAGTATCTCATAACGCGACACATCGAGGTGGATGCCGAGATCGGGCAACGGCTGTCCGGGGCGCTGGGCGGCTACCGCCACTACTGGGGAATGGGTGCGGGATGGGAGTTCTAG
- a CDS encoding class II aldolase/adducin family protein, which yields MGVLEKGGGNDPLAPEREGVTKFTLYYTRGAPLMAARLATLQAWRRILFDLGLIGQELTAAGPIGFGNVSERFDAQERRGCFLITATQTGHKPTLTPKDYSLVTGWDLAANRIDAEGPAPPSSESLTHAIFYALLADVRYVFHGHSPEIWSHADALGLPSTDRRVPYGTPEMAREVQTLLALPDSRATGLLVMGGHENGVISYAATADAAGDMLIQTLTRARGLASKMKDKRPSG from the coding sequence ATGGGAGTTCTAGAAAAGGGCGGCGGAAACGATCCTTTGGCCCCCGAGCGCGAAGGCGTCACGAAGTTCACACTTTACTACACCCGTGGCGCACCGCTCATGGCCGCGCGCCTTGCCACCCTGCAGGCCTGGCGGCGGATACTCTTCGATCTCGGGCTCATAGGACAGGAGCTCACCGCGGCAGGCCCTATCGGCTTTGGAAACGTAAGTGAGCGCTTCGACGCGCAAGAGCGCAGGGGGTGCTTTCTGATCACCGCGACCCAGACCGGCCACAAACCCACGCTCACACCCAAAGACTACAGTCTCGTGACGGGCTGGGATCTGGCCGCCAACCGCATCGACGCCGAGGGACCGGCACCCCCCTCCTCGGAATCCCTGACGCATGCCATCTTCTACGCATTGCTGGCCGATGTGCGTTATGTATTCCACGGCCACTCCCCCGAGATCTGGTCACACGCCGACGCCCTCGGACTCCCGTCGACCGATCGCCGCGTGCCCTATGGGACCCCGGAGATGGCCCGCGAGGTCCAGACCCTCCTGGCCCTGCCCGATAGCCGCGCAACCGGACTTCTGGTCATGGGTGGCCATGAAAACGGGGTGATAAGCTACGCCGCCACCGCCGATGCCGCGGGCGACATGCTCATTCAGACCTTGACGCGGGCCCGCGGCCTGGCATCGAAGATGAAAGACAAGCGGCCATCGGGATAA
- a CDS encoding diguanylate cyclase codes for MSDTHQPETGPADGHAIAGWVRFVSGFFPVHPGALADLLNAKQHPMMFGHHRARFLLSRARLMAMLFAILTPLWIPVDAWVFPQSIWQPLALGRIIASVGFAVLAMRSREATSLKKAHRALALLFLIPAAFYLFSHAVLAHASLDRFGTVMASSYAFLPFMMMAGLSIFPLTVRELGALTLPLLVVFAIPVVDRDAFMMPTLDAVAVLWLLALVAAVGGLSAISQLQILRSLFATSVIDPLTGTLNRGSGNELIALQFALAQRHGYPLALAFVDLDDFKQVNDTAGHESGDRLLKEAAQAWHATLRKSDTILRWGGEEFVLVLPYTDCHHADHLIRHRLPALRRPDGTPLTFSIGVAEWRADGVTRWQALVALADERMYQAKTMGKNAIVTCAPGAPLT; via the coding sequence ATGTCTGACACGCATCAACCCGAGACGGGGCCCGCGGACGGCCATGCGATCGCCGGATGGGTTCGCTTCGTCAGTGGCTTCTTTCCCGTGCATCCGGGCGCGCTGGCCGATCTCCTGAACGCGAAACAACATCCCATGATGTTCGGTCACCACCGCGCCCGCTTCCTACTGTCGCGCGCGCGGCTCATGGCGATGTTGTTCGCCATACTCACGCCGCTATGGATACCCGTGGACGCGTGGGTCTTCCCTCAGTCGATCTGGCAGCCCCTGGCGTTGGGGCGTATCATCGCCAGCGTGGGCTTCGCCGTGCTGGCGATGCGTTCCCGTGAGGCAACGAGTCTCAAAAAAGCGCACCGCGCCCTGGCCTTGCTGTTTCTCATACCCGCGGCGTTCTATCTCTTCTCGCACGCGGTTTTGGCGCACGCGTCCCTGGATCGATTCGGTACAGTCATGGCCAGCAGCTACGCATTCCTGCCCTTCATGATGATGGCCGGCCTCAGTATCTTCCCATTGACGGTACGGGAACTGGGTGCGTTGACGCTACCGCTCCTCGTGGTCTTTGCGATCCCGGTCGTGGATCGCGATGCCTTCATGATGCCGACCCTCGACGCCGTGGCGGTACTCTGGCTGCTCGCGCTCGTAGCCGCGGTCGGCGGCCTGTCGGCGATAAGCCAACTCCAGATCCTGCGCTCGCTGTTTGCGACATCCGTAATCGACCCGTTGACCGGAACCCTGAATCGCGGCAGCGGGAACGAACTCATTGCGCTGCAGTTCGCGCTGGCGCAGCGCCATGGCTACCCGCTGGCCCTTGCGTTTGTGGATCTCGATGACTTCAAGCAGGTCAACGACACGGCAGGCCATGAGAGCGGGGACCGACTGCTCAAGGAGGCCGCACAGGCCTGGCACGCGACCTTACGCAAGAGCGACACCATCCTGCGTTGGGGTGGCGAGGAATTCGTGCTGGTGCTGCCCTATACGGACTGCCATCATGCCGATCACCTGATCCGCCATCGCCTGCCCGCGCTACGACGACCAGATGGCACACCCCTCACCTTCAGTATCGGGGTCGCGGAATGGCGCGCTGACGGCGTGACACGCTGGCAGGCGTTGGTCGCGCTCGCCGATGAACGCATGTATCAGGCCAAGACCATGGGCAAAAATGCCATCGTCACATGCGCGCCTGGAGCCCCCCTTACGTAG
- a CDS encoding type II toxin-antitoxin system Phd/YefM family antitoxin encodes MTRKHNAHAGALPRSPQGRWRLQDAKARFSELVRLARSEGPQCVTLHGQDAVVVINVEEFRRLKGECTGQRLIDALQTSPHRDIEITPHRSPMPVRDVEL; translated from the coding sequence ATGACCAGAAAACACAACGCCCACGCCGGCGCCCTCCCCCGGTCACCTCAGGGGCGATGGCGCCTTCAGGATGCGAAAGCACGGTTTAGCGAACTCGTGCGCCTGGCGCGCAGCGAAGGGCCGCAGTGCGTCACGCTGCATGGCCAGGACGCGGTGGTGGTCATCAATGTCGAAGAGTTCCGGCGGCTCAAGGGCGAGTGCACCGGGCAACGGCTCATCGACGCGCTTCAAACGTCACCCCATCGTGATATCGAAATCACACCGCATCGCTCACCCATGCCGGTGCGGGATGTCGAGTTGTGA
- a CDS encoding type II toxin-antitoxin system VapC family toxin, with the protein MSGWLLDTNVISELRRPRPETRVVAFVATQPLEQLFVSTVTFAEIRYGIEMVDDAIHRAELNDWLTTKVRPMFEQRVLDVSEDVMLKWRLLVEDGRKAGHTFSQPDLIIAATARHHGLTVVTRDTADYSRAKVPVLNPWVDQTS; encoded by the coding sequence GTGAGCGGTTGGCTGCTCGACACCAACGTCATTTCTGAACTCCGCCGACCCCGCCCCGAAACACGCGTCGTCGCGTTCGTCGCGACGCAACCGCTGGAACAGCTCTTCGTCAGCACGGTGACGTTTGCCGAGATTCGATACGGCATCGAGATGGTCGATGACGCCATCCACCGCGCCGAACTCAACGATTGGCTGACGACCAAGGTGCGTCCGATGTTCGAGCAGCGTGTCCTCGACGTTTCCGAGGACGTGATGTTGAAGTGGCGTCTTCTCGTCGAGGACGGCCGCAAGGCCGGACACACGTTTTCGCAGCCCGACTTGATCATCGCAGCCACCGCCCGTCACCATGGCCTGACGGTCGTGACCCGCGACACGGCCGACTATTCGCGCGCAAAGGTGCCCGTCCTGAATCCGTGGGTCGACCAAACATCATAG